The genomic window AGTATCGATCCCCACCTGGAGGAGTTTCAGAAGAAGTGGGCCGCAGATGTAGAAAATTTCCGCCAGAGGGTAGGCCCACTGACCCAGGATCTGAAGGACAGCACCAAGCAGAAGTTCGATGAGCTGCACCAGAAGCTGAGCCCCATTGGCAAGGAGATTCGGGATCGGGCCCAGGGCCACATAGAAACCGTTCAGGAATTTGTGAAGCCCTACCACGAGCAGATCAAGACCAGCGTGAGCCAGAAGATTCAGGAGCTCCGGGAGAAAGGCTTGCCCTCTCCCGCTGACTATCAAACCAAGATAACCGAGCAGCTCAAAGCCTTGAAGGAAAAATTCTCCCCCATCCTGGAGGACCTCAAAACAAGTGCTGACCCTATTTCCCAGAAAGCCAAAGCCGATATTCTGAACTTCCTGGAGGAAGCCCGGAAGTCCTTGAGCAGCTCATAAGGATGCCACTCTCTGCCTTCCCTCAACATGGCCTCAGTGACCAGCTCCAATCCAAATTACTCCCCCTTTTGAAGCTGTGGCTCACAGCTGGATAGGGAGCCAGAgccaaaaatcaaataagggtTCCCGTGCAGGCTGTTACTAACCCCCACTTTCTACTCTTGCCATCAGTGCTGCACATGCgctccccccactccccccagctatattcctctctctcctttgtttCCCGTATTTCTGGGAATTCAGGGGAGTGATGGATTTGGAGAGGAGCCCATGGAGACAAGGTGTCCCTAGGTGGGGGCATGTAGATGTAGGGgcgagagggagaagggagtgacCATCACTCCTGGCTCTTCagttccctttcctccccttcccaggcTTGGTTCGTTTGGGGGGGTTTTCTTGATTTTTCGGAATAAAAGTGTCTAAGTTATCAAGCAATGCCTGTGCCTTTACTGACGAGGTTACAACTGTTCAGTTTCTTCCTGGAGGGAGCAGTGCTGGGGAGGAGCTGTGGGATGGGCCCTCAGTACAAGTGGGTTCTCTTCTTGTCTCACCTGAGGAGTGGGGGTCAAGGTAGGATGCAGATATTCTTTGTGCCTGTGGCCTTCAGGATTCAGAGCCTGCTGAAGACTTACTCTGTGGGTCTGCCAGCACTCAAGCACTCTGGCTCTTGGCAGTGAACAGCCACTGATGGACGGACCAGTGGGAGGCCCCctgggataggcaatgggggccacACAAGAAGCAGGGGAAATAGTCTTTGATAGATAAGACTTTACAGTGGATGCAAAAAGCCAAGACATGGGTATATAAAATGATTAGAGAAGGCTacaagacaaaatttataatcaGAGGCTAAGTCAACACAGATTATAGTATAGCAGGAAGAGCCCTAAACTTTATATAATATCTATAGCTACCTATTCactcatccatctgtccatctgtccatttatccatctattcatctatctgtctgtctgtctatctgtctgtctgtccatccatccatccatctatctacctacctacctatgaTCATCTTGGTCCTAAGAGGTGATCTGAATTCAACTGTCTTGTTTGACACATGAGAAAATTGAGCCTCACAGAGGTTCAAGTGACTgacctaagatcacacaggtagtttgTAGAAAAGCTAGCGTTTGAATCTAAGTCTTTCAACTCCAAGCCTGGAATTCTTTCTACTCTGGTATGATATACTTGGTGATGATGGCTAATAATTCTTCCATGTCTAAGGTTCTTTGAGGTTTATTGATGTATCCAAACATTGTAATGTAGGAATCATAGTGGTTAAAGCATCAGGCCTGTGGTAAGgatgtcctgggtttaaatctggcctctgacactttctagctatgtaaccctgggcaagccacttaaccccaattgcttagcccttgacagttttctgccttggaaatgatactaacACAGAaggaatggttttgtttttttttaagggagtaATGTAAAGAAGAAAGCCCCTATAAGAACTGGCCAAGGGGCAGCAGGGTAGCACaacggattgagagccaggcctagagatgggaggtcctgggttcaaatccagcctcagacatttcctagctgtgtgaccctgggcaagtcacttaacccccattgcctagcccttaccactcttctgccttaggaccaatacacagtgttgagttgaagatggaaaagaaggatttttaaaaagggtttttaaaaaacaacaacaaaaagctggCTAACTTAGACAGAAGTAGAAAGGTCAGGGCTCAGAATGTTACAGCTGGAAagaactataaagataatttagtCTAAATCGTgtcttttaaagatgagggaattggggggcagctgggtagctcagtggattgagagctagccctagagatgggaggtcctaggttcaaatctggcctcagacacttcccagctgtgtgaccctgggcaagtcacttgacccccatagtctagcccttaccactcttctgccttggagccaatacacagtattgattccaagacggaaggtaagggtttaaaaaaaaagatgagggaaTTGAAGGCCAGGAAGGGGAAATAATTTACCAAAAGGTCCACAGAACTGGGACTAGAACCCTAGATTTTGGACTCCTTAGTACCCCAAGCTAAGAAAGTGGGGCCCTATTTATTTTGTCACCTTCCAGTCCCCCATCACTGAGCCCGAAGGACAATTTGTCTAGCCAGCCCCATCCCCTTCAAGGGAGTGCCAATTCCTCTTTCCTTGGGATTAGAAGTTCTCCACCCCAGCCCTCCCCATGCCCCAAATGAAAGTCCCCTGGTGGTATACATGACACCGTAAATGTTTCTTATCCAGCTTTATTTCAAGGGCAGTGCTTGACTGGGGGCACATGCTTTCCTAACACATCATAAAAGAGACGACAGGAGAATCCGGGGAGGCAGGGAGAAGGCCTATCAAAATGATAGAAATGAGTCTTCAAGCTACGTCTACTGGAGGAACATCTGCCACTGGCTCTTCAGCCTTCTCCCATAGGCCAGAGAATTTGCCTGTCCACGTACTCCAGTAATCATGCAGGGAAGAGATGCCGTCAGTCACCCAGTCCCTAAGGGGttaaacagaaaagggaaaaccTTTGGGGATGGGGCCAACTGGGGGGGGATCCACCTTGGGACTGTGCACCTTGGCTCTCCCCCTATCCTTCTTTCAGACCTATCTATCATTCCTCAACAGTTTCCCCATAGACTATGGCTGTGTCGTGGTTAGAAATATCTAGAAGGGTAAGTAGTGGTGAAATGGGAGGCGGGATCTGCGGTTGTGTCTCATCCAATTCTCTAGTCTTCCTGTGATTGCCTCTCGATCATCCCCAACCCAAAGACTTGGACTTCTAGACTCTAGGAGTTAAAAGGAGATTATGGTGGAGCAGACCGAGCTAAGGGAAAGGGGCTGGAAGGTCTCcagggggtgggaaggggaggagctCAGAGAAACGTGGATTAAAACTCAAGGAGGGCTGCCATTTTTCCTTGTTGACTCAGGTTCCCCTACGGTGGCAAGGGCTGAGGAAaacaaaggggaaaggaagggatgagTTTTTGCTTAAATGGCAATTCCTTAGAGAAATAACgaactaactagctatgtgactttgaacaGTCGTTTGCTgggcatctgtaaaatgggtggatGGGCCTCTAAGGTGCCTTCTAGTTCTCATGTTCTTTGACAGATGCCATTCTATgtggcatgtgtgtgtgcatgtacctGAGTGTCTATATGTGCAGTGAGGGTATGTAGGGAGTTTAAAGTCAATAGTTGAAGGATTTTTATTCTTAAGTGGCTCCTAAGTAGTAAGAACTGGGAAGGTTTCCCAAGGGtcctagaaagaaagaaagaaaaggcaagtaGAAGAGGGGCATCGAGATGGCAGATGaagacaaaagaacaaaaaaccagGATAAGGGGTAGAGGACCAGGAAAAAGAGATGAGGTCCTTcatgaatttgtgttttttttccagtgTGTGTGCTTTATGTGTCTTTTGTCACAGCAGGAGCAGTATGGAAATACAAATGGCATGAAAGCCCTCATCTAACCTATGTCAGCctatttaccacctcagggagggatggaggagggagaaaatctgaatcctaaaatgtcagaaaacagttgtcaaaaGTTGCTTCTATaattggtaaaaagaaaaaagaaaaaatgatttctacatgtaactgaaaaaaatcaatcaatcaatcaagttttggtttttttttttaaatagaaagatgaggacaaagagagagggagaatgggtTTTCCTGCCCAAATTAGCAACAACATTTAAAGATATGCACTGCCCCCCCCCAATTATTTCCATGATCTGGGATCTTGCTTAATAATGACCTAGATTCTGTTCCATGCTTCTGAGAAGAGAGAACTAAagtgagaaaggaggaaaggcagaaaaggaggaagagagctggaggagagaagcCAGGAATGGGGGaagatagagagggaaagaaagattaGGGAGAAATGGAATGAGGGAGAAGAAACAGAGGGGGAAAAAGGAGGTTAAGATACGAGGGATGGAgccagctggatagctcagtggattgagagccaggcctagagatgggaggtcctgggttcaaatttgacctcagacacttcccagctgtgtgactctgggcaagtcaattaaccctcattgcctagcccttattgcccttctgccttggaaccaatacacagtattgactctaagacaaggtaagaatttaaaattaaaaaaaaagatgtgagggaggaacaatggaaagaaaagagaaagagaaagggatgggagaaaaaagagggaaagaggcagGGGATAGAGGAGAGTTATAGAGATGAAATAGACTGATGTTAAATGATGCAGAAAGGAGAAGAGGCAGAtgtgggggagaaggaaaaaatgagaagggaagaagggaagagaaagaagggatggaagaaaaggggggaaagaaaggcaACTGAGATAAGAAGAGCAGGAGTTGGAAGTGTGTGAGAGCTGAGGAAGCCTGGGCATACTTGGCCTGCTTGGTCACATCATATTCCTGCACATTGTTCAAAGCCTCCTGGGCTTGTCGGGCTGCCTGCTGCATGTAGTCTTGGACCCGGTTCAAGAGTGTTTCCTCTGTCACCTGGGTATCTGCATGGAAGGAAACAGGAGAGGAGGTGCCATCAGTCTGGAAATCAGgctatgagagagaaagagacctcCCCTTGGGCTGGCATCCCCAAGATAGATAGAAACAGGGTGCTGAGAATCAGTCCTCCTGGACATTTTCTCTGCTGTTCTCTAGCTCTTTCAGGGCATCTCATGGAAACCAGGGTAGAGAGGACCCTCAGGATAGTTCTGGCTGGAACCAGGGACTAAGACAGGAGTAAGACACAGGCAGGAGGCTCTCCTTGGGGAGAGGGCCTGTTTTCCCCAGATAAACCTGATCCTCAGAGCCATACCTAGAGTGAAGCCGCTGTGTGCTAGGGTATGGAATTTGAAGGACATTGACACTCCCCTAGGAACAACAGAGTTTAGCAAGTACTCAGTAAGGATAGTTCATTAAAATGCTGAGGCTATCTTTATCCTGGCCCCCCCATTTCCTGCTGTCCCCCAGAAGTGGCCTCTCACTGTTGTCCTAGGACAATAGTGTCCCACTGCCACAATGGGACTGTGTCTCCTTTGTCCTCTGCTGTGGTACCTGCCTTGGCTGCAAAAGTCTCTAGTTACAGCTTGTTGAGTGAGCATCATTTATCTTGAAATGAGTTGAGATAGGTCcaagaaaaaaggaatgatgCTCTGgcttctgactctgtctctgtctctgtctctgtctctgtctctgtctctgtctctgtctctgtctctctcatccttccttcctccctccctcttttccagaGTCCCACCCCCATGTCCCACCCCCACCCTTGAGCCACAGGGTCTTACTAGCATAGACCAGTAGGGTCAGGAACACAGCAACAAGGAAAACTCGGGGCTGCATGGTCTCTCTGTGTCTGAGAAAAAATGGCCGAGATGAGTGGAGACCCCAAATTCTGTGTGTTCCTTTCACCTCCCTACATTAAAAGTTCCCCTTTCCAACCCAGGCAAACCCTGGTCTCTGTCTGGAAAGACTAATGCAGGATCAAAAGTCAAAAAGTACAGAAGAGGCCAGGACCTAGGCACCCTGACTCCTGGTATGCCAATTCCCAAAGTGGATGGGATAATGATCGTTTGCTACAAAGAATATATACTTGTGAGGCAGCTAGGcgactcagtggatgaagagctagatccagaaggtcctgggttcaaatttgacctcagatgctactacccagctgtgtgatcctgggcaagtcatttaagccccattacatagcccttaccactcttctgtcttggaactagtATATGGTGGTGATTCtatggcagaaagtaagggtttactttaaaaagaatatatatttgctCCGATATATTAAGGATTAGGGATACTGTGCAGCAGAGGGAACAGGGAAACTTGGGGTTCCATGCTGTGCTCTCCCTATAAgcattcccctcccttcttacccCATAACCCCAAAAGGGACTTAGAGCTCAGAGTTTATGTATCTAGGCCCTGCCCTCCCAAAGTGGGTAAGTTTTTCCTCATCTCCTCTGCCCACCCCCCTCCATCCCTGGGAGCTTCACCTGGAAAGCTGCTTCCTGGGTCGAGCGGATTGGGGATCAGGAAGACCCACTGTGGCCTGTTTTATATTGTCCCCTGGGCATCGGGCACTGGAGGCCCAGGCAGCTGGGCAAAGGTCACCTGCTGACCTGTCCAGATAGGGTTAGAATAGCAGGCCACGCACCCACGCAGCTATGGGTGGAAGTTTCCAAAGTAAGCCAGCTAAATTAGGAAATCCCAAGTGAAACAAAGACAGACCCTCCCATCCCTGTGGCTCCTTATTGTCTGGGCTCAGAGCCAGTAGCATGGTGGAGCCTTTTAAGACCCCCTCCCGTGTCCTAGAACAACATCTCCTAAGGACAAGGGAAAAGAGCATCCTCCCTGAGCACAAGGTATGGTCAAGTTGCTGGCCAAACTTgctggggatggagggagaggttGTTTGGGGTATCTCCCGAATATGGTCCCTAGAATTCTCAGCCTCAGAGGGAGCAAAGATGGTGGGAGGGACTGCCTTCAGTGACTGGTGTGGGTGCCAGCAGCTCTCAAGGGGAGGGCCTATCAGGCCAGAAGATTAGGAGctgctccttcccttccttttccttccatctcacAAGGCTGGGACAGGAGACCAGTGAGTCCAGAGAGGAAACTTCAGGGCAAAC from Monodelphis domestica isolate mMonDom1 chromosome 4, mMonDom1.pri, whole genome shotgun sequence includes these protein-coding regions:
- the APOA1 gene encoding apolipoprotein A-I; the encoded protein is MRAAVLLFSLLLATGSQARHFWQSDEPKSPLEQVKDVLTVYMNTVKDTGKDYMTQFETSTMGQDLKITETMTSLKAALDAFYEEINPTFEEIKETIIKETSDLRQEMTKGLEAVKKSIDPHLEEFQKKWAADVENFRQRVGPLTQDLKDSTKQKFDELHQKLSPIGKEIRDRAQGHIETVQEFVKPYHEQIKTSVSQKIQELREKGLPSPADYQTKITEQLKALKEKFSPILEDLKTSADPISQKAKADILNFLEEARKSLSSS
- the APOC3 gene encoding apolipoprotein C-III encodes the protein MGGKVERSAGDLCPAAWASSARCPGDNIKQATVGLPDPQSARPRKQLSRHRETMQPRVFLVAVFLTLLVYANTQVTEETLLNRVQDYMQQAARQAQEALNNVQEYDVTKQAKDWVTDGISSLHDYWSTWTGKFSGLWEKAEEPVADVPPVDVA